The following are encoded together in the Lathyrus oleraceus cultivar Zhongwan6 chromosome 3, CAAS_Psat_ZW6_1.0, whole genome shotgun sequence genome:
- the LOC127129176 gene encoding aspartic proteinase CDR1 — MSLHNFQILFFFCLLSFVVSLSHALNNGFSVELIHRDSEKSPFFQPNQNKYQNIINAARRSINRVNHFSKNAVKDTPQSTILPDGGEYLMTYSVGTPPFKLVGIADTGSDIAWLQCEPCETCFNQTTPKFNPAKSSTYKNIPCSSDVCQSVRDSKCDGKNNCEYTITYGDRSHSEGDLSVDTLTLESTTGVSVSFPKTVIGCGTDNTVSFNGRSSGIVGLGGGPVSFITQLGSSIGGKFSYCLPPSSLTSGSSSVTSKLNFGDAAIVSGTGVVSTPIITKNPEVFYFLTLESFSVGSKRVKFASSSSTNAVGEGGEGNIIIDSGTTLTLLPSDIYSDVESEVAKVVKLERVDDPNNLFSLCYTLTSEEPEFPIITAHFEGADVVLQPISTFVQISDGIACFAFQSTQDISIFGNLAQQNLLVGYDLEAKKVSFKPTDCSKE, encoded by the coding sequence ATGAGTTTACATAACTTTCAAATCTTATTTTTCTTTTGTCTTCTTAGTTTCGTTGTTTCTCTTTCTCATGCACTCAATAATGGTTTCAGTGTTGAACTTATCCACCGCGATTCTGAAAAATCACCATTCTTTCAACCTAACcaaaacaaataccaaaacatTATCAATGCTGCACGTCGTTCAATTAATCGTGTCAATCATTTCTCCAAAAATGCAGTAAAAGATACACCACAATCAACCATACTCCCCGATGGCGGTGAATATCTCATGACCTATTCAGTTGGTACTCCACCATTTAAGCTAGTCGGTATAGCTGATACCGGTAGTGACATTGCTTGGCTTCAATGTGAGCCTTGTGAAACATGTTTCAACCAAACCACTCCCAAGTTTAACCCGGCAAAATCATCTACTTACAAAAACATTCCTTGTTCATCTGACGTATGTCAATCTGTGAGAGATTCGAAATGCGATGGCAAAAACAATTGTGAATATACTATTACATATGGTGATAGATCACATTCAGAAGGAGATCTTAGTGTTGATACTCTTACATTGGAATCCACCACTGGTGTTTCCGTTTCATTTCCTAAAACTGTGATAGGATGTGGAACAGACAACACCGTTTCATTTAATGGCCGAAGCTCCGGTATAGTTGGCCTCGGCGGTGGGCCAGTGTCTTTCATAACACAACTAGGATCCTCAATTGGTGGAAAATTCTCTTATTGTTTACCACCATCATCGCTCACATCAGGTTCTTCAAGCGTTACGAGCAAACTCAATTTTGGAGATGCTGCAATTGTTTCTGGTACTGGCGTTGTTTCAACTCCAATTATTACTAAGAACCCCGAGGTTTTCTACTTTCTGACATTAGAATCATTTTCCGTCGGATCCAAAAGAGTCAAATTCGCATCATCATCATCAACTAATGCTGTTGGTGAGGGTGGTGAGGGTAACATCATCATTGATTCTGGTACAACATTGACACTTCTACCGTCCGACATTTATTCTGATGTGGAGTCAGAAGTCGCAAAAGTAGTGAAACTCGAGCGTGTTGACGATCCTAATAATTTATTTAGCCTTTGTTATACCCTCACATCGGAAGAACCTGAATTTCCTATAATCACCGCGCACTTTGAAGGTGCAGATGTTGTGTTGCAACCTATTAGTACTTTTGTTCAAATTTCTGATGGAATTGCTTGCTTTGCGTTTCAATCAACTCAAGATATTTCCATCTTTGGAAACTTGGCGCAACAGAATTTGTTGGTTGGATACGATCTTGAAGCAAAAAAGGTGTCGTTTAAGCCTACTGATTGTTCTAAAGAGTAA